A window from Chitinophagales bacterium encodes these proteins:
- a CDS encoding DUF4270 family protein, with product MKLSITNIAVGFMLAAIFFEASSCTEPVITDKTLLGEDEELLLGTADTFSVNSYLQRESNIGTSSVSGGILGNITDPVFGSTYAGFYANFRTTTNNINFGENLTLDSCVLVLNYRALYGNNTQPVQLSVYELDQDILSNVQYYSNASFAVKTPPVAQLGNFVPNALDTVNVYGVAYSPQLRIRLSNDFGNKILHADTLNLINSTAFKTFMKGLSVSVQPGAQGNGLVAFNLYAAETGIALYYSNSASDSLVYLFPISSSGQSVNRFEHTLGNTVNQYLINAETVSDEILPIVSGGGTKVKITIPELDSLPQNVAINKAEFIIPLSTVYSNYDTIFTPPGAIAFYRLNDLGVEVNDTDYSNGRIETVTINGQTIKRYRVNITRYAQNLLKGAYKNNGFVLAAPDANGQRMVLSNSTDKNYRIALKIIYTKL from the coding sequence TTGAAATTAAGTATTACCAATATTGCAGTGGGCTTTATGCTCGCTGCAATTTTTTTTGAAGCAAGCTCCTGCACAGAACCGGTAATTACCGATAAAACCCTGTTGGGCGAAGACGAAGAACTACTTCTTGGTACAGCAGATACCTTTTCGGTAAACAGCTATTTACAGCGCGAAAGCAATATAGGTACCAGTAGCGTTAGCGGAGGTATTTTGGGCAATATTACCGACCCTGTTTTCGGTTCTACCTATGCCGGATTTTATGCCAACTTTAGAACTACTACCAACAATATAAATTTTGGAGAAAACCTTACCTTAGACTCTTGTGTATTGGTGTTGAACTATCGCGCTTTATATGGCAACAATACCCAACCGGTGCAACTCAGCGTATATGAATTAGACCAAGATATTTTAAGCAATGTCCAGTATTACAGCAATGCCAGTTTTGCAGTAAAAACCCCTCCGGTAGCCCAACTCGGTAATTTTGTACCCAATGCTTTAGATACGGTAAATGTTTATGGTGTGGCATACAGCCCACAATTGCGTATAAGATTGAGCAACGATTTTGGTAATAAAATTCTACATGCCGACACGCTTAACTTAATAAACAGCACCGCCTTTAAAACCTTTATGAAAGGACTTAGCGTATCGGTGCAACCGGGTGCCCAAGGCAATGGCTTGGTAGCATTCAATTTATATGCTGCCGAAACCGGCATAGCACTGTATTACAGCAACAGCGCTAGCGATTCGCTGGTGTATTTATTCCCTATTTCATCTTCGGGCCAAAGTGTAAACCGCTTTGAGCACACATTGGGCAACACCGTAAACCAATACCTTATCAATGCCGAAACCGTAAGCGATGAAATACTGCCAATAGTAAGTGGAGGTGGAACCAAAGTAAAAATTACCATTCCGGAGTTAGATTCTTTGCCCCAAAACGTAGCCATAAACAAAGCAGAATTTATTATTCCGCTTTCTACAGTTTATAGCAATTACGATACTATTTTTACCCCTCCGGGCGCTATTGCTTTTTATAGATTGAACGACTTGGGAGTAGAGGTGAATGACACCGATTACTCCAACGGTAGAATTGAAACCGTTACCATAAACGGGCAAACCATTAAACGCTATCGTGTAAATATTACTCGCTATGCCCAAAATTTACTAAAAGGTGCCTATAAAAACAATGGATTTGTATTGGCAGCACCCGATGCCAACGGGCAACGCATGGTGCTCTCTAATTCCACCGACAAAAATTATAGAATTGCATTAAAAATCATTTATACCAAACTGTAA
- the lipA gene encoding lipoyl synthase has protein sequence MSENVSVPRKPDWLKIKLPAGVEYSEVKKNIKENRLHTICESGNCPNQTECWGAGTATLMILGNVCTRSCMFCNVATGKPENVDIAEPFRVAESVKRMGLKHVVITSVDRDDLTDGGSKIWAATIRAIRRHCPGVTMETLIPDFQGKQENLQHIIDVKPEVVSHNIETVKRLSREVRVQARFERSIDVLKRLKDGGIERTKSGIMLGLGETTEEIIEAMDDLRSASVDVLTIGQYLQPTKMHLPVKKYVTPQEFKELKDIGLAKGFSIVESGPMVRSSYHAERHIKK, from the coding sequence ATGAGCGAAAATGTTTCTGTGCCGCGAAAACCCGATTGGCTTAAAATAAAATTACCTGCTGGAGTTGAGTATTCCGAAGTAAAGAAAAACATTAAAGAAAACAGGCTCCACACTATATGCGAAAGCGGCAATTGCCCTAACCAAACAGAATGCTGGGGCGCAGGAACTGCCACGCTAATGATACTTGGAAATGTATGTACCCGCAGTTGTATGTTTTGCAATGTTGCTACAGGCAAGCCGGAGAATGTAGATATTGCAGAGCCTTTCCGCGTTGCAGAATCGGTAAAGCGCATGGGATTAAAGCATGTGGTAATTACCTCTGTAGATCGCGATGATTTAACCGATGGCGGCAGCAAAATTTGGGCGGCAACCATTCGAGCTATTCGCAGGCATTGCCCGGGCGTTACAATGGAAACGCTCATTCCCGATTTTCAAGGTAAACAAGAAAACCTGCAACACATTATTGATGTAAAACCCGAAGTGGTAAGCCACAATATTGAAACCGTAAAGCGCCTTAGTCGCGAAGTGCGCGTACAAGCTCGTTTTGAACGCAGTATAGACGTGTTAAAGCGCCTAAAAGATGGCGGCATAGAAAGAACCAAAAGCGGCATAATGCTTGGTTTGGGAGAAACCACCGAAGAAATTATTGAGGCAATGGACGATTTAAGAAGTGCATCGGTAGATGTGCTTACAATTGGGCAGTATTTGCAACCAACCAAAATGCACTTGCCGGTAAAAAAGTACGTTACGCCACAGGAGTTTAAAGAGCTAAAAGATATTGGTTTAGCAAAGGGGTTTTCTATTGTAGAAAGCGGTCCCATGGTACGCAGCAGCTACCACGCAGAAAGGCACATAAAGAAATAA
- a CDS encoding glycogen/starch synthase has translation MEKKRILIITQEMDPYINLTEASRILNELPKHILENGNEIRVLMPKFGNINERRHKLHEVVRLSGINVIINDEDFPLVIKVASLPGARLQVYFLDNEDFFKRKAVFEDENNNFFEDNSDRMVFFCKGALETVRKFGWAPDIIHCVGWMTSLIPMYLKTTYKDDPVFANAKVVYTVYKNEFPSTLKSNFPTLLRISDDITPKHVEYFKNGDNASLLIGGTEFADALIVGNNELDDKVQKHVKKTKKPTLNLDLGEGSVEEVSKFFFNVMN, from the coding sequence ATGGAAAAGAAGCGCATCCTGATAATAACGCAGGAAATGGATCCCTACATCAATCTCACCGAAGCCTCAAGAATTTTAAACGAACTCCCTAAGCACATCTTAGAAAACGGAAACGAAATCCGTGTTTTAATGCCCAAATTTGGAAATATCAACGAAAGAAGACATAAGTTACACGAAGTAGTGCGCCTAAGCGGTATAAATGTAATTATTAACGATGAAGATTTTCCGTTGGTAATTAAAGTAGCCTCGTTGCCGGGAGCACGCCTGCAAGTTTACTTTTTAGATAATGAAGACTTCTTTAAGCGCAAAGCCGTGTTTGAAGACGAAAACAACAACTTTTTTGAAGACAACAGCGATCGTATGGTTTTCTTCTGCAAAGGAGCTTTGGAAACCGTTCGCAAATTTGGTTGGGCACCGGATATTATCCACTGCGTTGGTTGGATGACCAGTTTAATTCCAATGTATTTAAAAACTACATATAAAGACGATCCGGTTTTTGCCAATGCCAAAGTGGTTTATACCGTTTACAAAAACGAGTTTCCTTCTACACTAAAAAGCAATTTCCCTACACTGTTGCGCATTAGCGATGATATTACGCCAAAACATGTAGAGTATTTTAAGAATGGCGATAATGCTAGCCTGCTTATTGGCGGAACCGAATTTGCCGATGCCTTAATTGTTGGCAATAACGAATTAGACGATAAAGTTCAAAAGCACGTAAAGAAAACTAAGAAGCCAACTTTAAACTTAGATCTTGGCGAGGGAAGCGTAGAAGAAGTGAGTAAGTTTTTCTTTAATGTTATGAACTAA
- a CDS encoding response regulator, translated as MNFLNIDVLLVEDNPYDAELTLYALQARNFANSIYHVRDGQEALDFIFAEGKYTERKTAKPPKLVLLDLKMPKINGVEVLEELKKHEASKTIPVVVLTSSNEDIDIDRCYKLGVNSYIVKPVEFDAFSKVVAELGFYWMMLNKTS; from the coding sequence ATGAATTTTCTAAATATAGATGTGCTATTGGTAGAAGATAACCCCTACGATGCAGAACTAACATTGTATGCCTTGCAAGCCAGAAATTTTGCTAATTCCATTTACCATGTGCGCGATGGGCAAGAGGCACTCGATTTTATTTTTGCCGAAGGAAAATATACTGAACGTAAAACCGCTAAGCCTCCTAAATTGGTATTGCTCGATTTAAAAATGCCCAAAATAAACGGGGTAGAGGTTTTAGAAGAGCTTAAAAAACATGAGGCAAGTAAGACTATTCCGGTAGTGGTACTTACTTCTTCTAACGAAGATATTGATATTGATAGATGCTATAAGTTGGGTGTAAACAGTTACATCGTAAAACCGGTAGAGTTCGATGCCTTTTCAAAAGTAGTAGCGGAGTTGGGGTTTTATTGGATGATGCTGAATAAAACATCATAG
- the sucC gene encoding ADP-forming succinate--CoA ligase subunit beta, producing the protein MNLHEYQAKELLKKNGASIQEGIVAETVEQAVEAAKKLDELYNSKWVVVKSQIHAGGRGKGKIRGTDQNGVALAKNLDKVKEIAGNILGGVLVTKQTGEAGKLVNKILVAQDVYYPGESEPKEFYISILLDRGTGKNVFIYSTEGGMDIEEVAEKTPELVHKEWVDAAVGLQDYQCRKIAFNLGLSGNAFKEMTKFVKALYNTYLSSDAAMVEINPCLKTSDSRIIAVDGKISLDDNALYRHADLAAMRDLNEEDPTEVEATNADLNYVKLDGNVGCMVNGAGLAMATMDMIKLNGGEPANFLDVGGTANAERVEKAFRIILKDPNVKAILVNIFGGIVRCDRVAQGIVDAYRTIGNIPVPIIVRLQGTNAAEAKKLIDESGLQVRPAILLKEAAEEVRKALA; encoded by the coding sequence ATGAATTTACACGAATATCAGGCAAAAGAACTACTCAAAAAAAACGGAGCATCCATTCAAGAAGGAATAGTAGCAGAAACAGTAGAGCAAGCCGTAGAAGCCGCTAAAAAATTAGATGAGCTATACAACAGCAAGTGGGTGGTTGTAAAAAGCCAGATACACGCAGGCGGAAGGGGAAAAGGAAAAATACGCGGAACCGACCAAAACGGTGTGGCACTTGCCAAAAACTTAGATAAAGTAAAAGAAATAGCAGGCAATATTTTAGGTGGTGTGCTGGTTACAAAACAAACCGGAGAAGCAGGTAAACTGGTAAATAAAATTTTGGTGGCACAAGATGTGTACTACCCGGGCGAAAGTGAGCCAAAAGAATTTTATATCTCTATTTTGCTCGATCGCGGTACCGGAAAAAACGTTTTTATCTATTCTACCGAAGGAGGAATGGACATAGAAGAAGTAGCCGAAAAAACTCCGGAATTGGTTCATAAAGAGTGGGTAGATGCAGCCGTAGGCTTACAAGACTACCAATGCCGTAAAATTGCCTTCAACCTAGGCTTAAGCGGCAATGCCTTTAAAGAAATGACCAAATTTGTAAAAGCACTTTACAATACCTACCTCAGCAGCGATGCCGCTATGGTAGAAATTAACCCTTGCCTAAAAACTTCCGACAGCCGTATTATTGCCGTAGATGGAAAAATATCTTTAGACGATAACGCACTTTACCGCCATGCAGATTTAGCCGCCATGCGCGACCTAAACGAAGAAGACCCCACAGAAGTAGAAGCAACCAATGCCGATTTAAACTATGTAAAATTAGATGGCAACGTAGGCTGTATGGTAAACGGAGCAGGATTAGCCATGGCAACCATGGACATGATAAAACTAAACGGTGGTGAGCCTGCCAACTTCTTAGACGTGGGTGGCACAGCCAATGCCGAAAGAGTTGAAAAAGCCTTTAGAATTATTCTTAAAGATCCTAATGTGAAAGCAATTTTGGTAAATATATTTGGAGGTATTGTTCGTTGCGATAGAGTAGCGCAAGGTATTGTAGATGCCTATCGCACTATAGGCAATATTCCGGTGCCAATTATTGTGCGCCTCCAAGGAACCAATGCTGCCGAAGCCAAAAAACTAATTGACGAAAGCGGCTTACAAGTACGCCCTGCCATACTTTTAAAAGAAGCAGCAGAAGAAGTACGCAAAGCATTAGCATAA
- the uvrC gene encoding excinuclease ABC subunit UvrC: MTAEEFRAQYQQTIPNQPGVYRYFSDSNEILYIGKAKDLRKRVSSYFTKGDLSFRIKTMVRSIARIEFTIVGTEQDAFLLENALIKQYQPRYNIDLKDDKTYPYIVIKNEPFPRVFLTRKVVKDGSQYIGPFTSVNNVRNVLGLLTTLFPIRTCTLALTPKNIQSGKFKVCLEYHMKNCLGPCVGLQTEEEYTENINEIKNLLKSNFGSVMNFLKRKMNEFAEQLNFERANEFKEKIEVLKVWQTKSTIVNPKLHNIDVYGYTETETFAFISYLKISNGTIVKARAIEVKKLLEETSEEILQCAIVEISFSDDEVNEDNPEIILPFEVEIPFVHTPTIPQAGDKKKLLDLATRNALYAKEEKVKSMMTSEEKNPSFRIMRTLKDDLKLKELPRHIECFDNSNIMGINPVSACVVFKDAKPSKKDYRIFNVKTVEGPNDFATMQEVIYRRYKRLLDEAQGLPQLIVVDGGKGQLSSAVESLKTLELYGKIPIVGIAKRLEEIYFPEDSIPLHINKKSESLKLIQRMRDEAHRFGITHHRNRRSKKFTVTELESIEGIGKKTAETLLAHFKSVAQIKKATHSEIASLVGAAKATIIADYFTETPGAGSSVSN; the protein is encoded by the coding sequence TTGACAGCCGAAGAATTTAGAGCACAGTATCAGCAAACCATACCCAACCAACCGGGTGTGTATCGCTATTTCAGCGATAGCAACGAAATACTGTATATCGGCAAAGCAAAAGATTTACGCAAGCGCGTTTCTAGCTATTTCACCAAAGGCGATTTAAGTTTTCGCATTAAAACAATGGTGCGCAGTATTGCCAGAATAGAGTTTACCATTGTGGGCACAGAGCAAGATGCTTTTTTGCTCGAAAACGCACTCATAAAGCAATACCAACCGCGCTATAATATCGATTTAAAAGACGATAAAACATATCCGTATATAGTAATTAAAAACGAACCCTTTCCTCGTGTTTTTTTAACCCGAAAAGTAGTTAAAGACGGCAGCCAATACATAGGTCCGTTTACTTCGGTAAACAATGTGCGCAACGTGCTTGGTTTGCTTACTACGCTTTTCCCAATTAGAACTTGCACGCTGGCACTCACGCCTAAAAATATTCAAAGCGGAAAATTTAAGGTGTGTTTGGAATACCACATGAAAAATTGCCTGGGTCCCTGCGTGGGCTTGCAAACCGAAGAAGAATATACCGAAAACATAAACGAAATAAAGAACCTGCTCAAAAGCAATTTTGGTTCGGTGATGAATTTTTTAAAAAGGAAAATGAATGAGTTTGCCGAGCAGCTCAATTTTGAACGCGCCAACGAATTCAAAGAAAAAATTGAAGTGCTGAAAGTGTGGCAAACCAAAAGCACTATTGTAAATCCAAAGTTGCACAATATTGATGTGTATGGCTATACCGAAACCGAAACATTCGCATTCATAAGCTATTTAAAAATAAGCAACGGAACTATCGTAAAAGCCCGTGCCATAGAAGTAAAAAAGCTGTTGGAAGAAACCAGCGAAGAAATTCTGCAGTGCGCTATTGTAGAAATAAGTTTTTCGGATGACGAAGTAAATGAAGATAACCCCGAAATTATTTTGCCTTTTGAGGTAGAGATACCATTTGTGCACACACCCACCATTCCGCAAGCAGGCGATAAAAAGAAACTGCTCGACTTGGCAACCAGAAACGCCCTCTATGCCAAAGAAGAAAAGGTGAAAAGCATGATGACATCCGAAGAGAAGAATCCTTCGTTCAGGATTATGCGCACTCTTAAAGACGATTTAAAACTAAAGGAATTGCCGCGCCACATCGAGTGTTTCGATAATTCAAACATCATGGGCATCAATCCGGTAAGCGCTTGTGTGGTGTTTAAAGATGCTAAGCCCAGCAAAAAAGACTACCGTATTTTTAATGTAAAAACCGTAGAAGGTCCCAACGATTTTGCCACTATGCAAGAAGTAATTTACAGGCGCTATAAACGCTTGCTGGATGAAGCCCAAGGCCTGCCACAGCTAATTGTGGTAGATGGCGGAAAAGGGCAACTGAGCAGCGCGGTAGAAAGTTTAAAAACACTGGAACTGTATGGTAAAATTCCAATTGTGGGCATAGCAAAAAGGTTAGAAGAAATATATTTTCCCGAAGATTCTATTCCGCTGCACATCAATAAAAAAAGCGAGAGCCTAAAACTTATTCAGCGTATGCGCGATGAAGCACACCGCTTTGGCATTACCCATCACCGCAATAGACGCAGCAAAAAATTCACAGTTACCGAGTTAGAAAGTATTGAAGGTATTGGAAAAAAAACTGCCGAAACTTTGCTTGCACATTTTAAATCGGTAGCTCAAATTAAAAAAGCAACACACAGCGAAATTGCCTCGTTGGTAGGCGCTGCAAAAGCTACAATCATTGCAGATTATTTTACCGAAACGCCCGGTGCCGGCAGTTCTGTTTCAAACTAA
- a CDS encoding response regulator, which translates to MEKNYHILLIDDDRAFNFLNEKIIEFEKFATKISSHVSPVEALEELKDIAQSNPPGFPDFIFLDINMPDMDGWEFMDNFRQLPAEVIAKTRVFILTSSLNPLDIEKSKTYEEIKGFASKPLTTEILNFIRSEKTNQFIVLT; encoded by the coding sequence ATGGAAAAAAATTACCACATACTCCTAATTGATGACGACCGAGCCTTTAATTTTTTGAATGAAAAAATTATTGAGTTCGAAAAGTTTGCCACCAAAATTTCGAGCCATGTTAGTCCGGTAGAAGCATTGGAAGAACTCAAAGACATTGCCCAAAGCAACCCACCCGGCTTTCCGGATTTTATTTTCTTAGACATTAACATGCCCGACATGGATGGCTGGGAATTTATGGACAACTTCCGCCAATTGCCCGCAGAAGTAATTGCCAAAACAAGGGTGTTTATTCTTACTTCCTCGCTTAATCCTTTAGATATTGAAAAAAGCAAAACCTACGAAGAAATAAAAGGCTTTGCATCTAAACCGCTTACTACCGAAATTCTAAACTTTATTAGAAGCGAAAAAACCAACCAATTTATAGTGCTTACCTAA
- a CDS encoding aldose 1-epimerase family protein, whose product MHNIENEFLKVSARNLGAELTSLFSKESNIEHLWQADQKWWGWHAPVLFPVVGRCQNDRIHLGKKAYPMEKHGFARKSNFDLIEQSETAMVFSLKSSDSTKQFYPFEFEFNIGFELHKNSLQQWFSVSNKHETPMLFSLGAHPAFAVPFSKNEAFNQYHLEFEHAEILNRKHIDTDGFFNGVASIVSTNGNIHLTPELFNSDALIFKDHTSRSVCIKSNLHSHWLKVKFDGFPYLGIWTKEGAPYVCIEPWFGCADTANQTTDFAAKEGIIALQPGKEFYAALQIEVG is encoded by the coding sequence ATGCACAATATAGAAAATGAATTTTTAAAAGTAAGCGCCCGCAATTTGGGTGCTGAATTAACTTCTCTTTTTAGTAAAGAAAGTAACATAGAACACTTGTGGCAAGCCGACCAAAAATGGTGGGGCTGGCACGCTCCGGTGCTGTTTCCGGTGGTGGGGCGCTGCCAAAACGACCGCATACACTTAGGCAAAAAAGCATACCCAATGGAGAAGCACGGTTTTGCCCGCAAGAGTAATTTTGATTTGATTGAACAATCGGAAACGGCTATGGTTTTTAGCTTAAAAAGCAGCGATAGCACTAAGCAGTTTTACCCGTTTGAATTTGAATTTAACATTGGGTTTGAACTGCACAAAAACAGCCTGCAGCAATGGTTTAGCGTATCTAACAAGCATGAAACACCTATGCTTTTTTCTTTGGGTGCGCATCCGGCTTTTGCCGTTCCGTTTTCAAAAAACGAAGCGTTTAATCAATACCATTTGGAATTTGAACATGCCGAAATTTTAAATAGAAAACATATTGATACCGATGGCTTCTTCAACGGAGTTGCTTCAATAGTTTCTACCAATGGCAACATACATCTTACACCCGAATTATTCAACAGCGATGCATTGATTTTTAAAGACCACACTTCGCGCAGTGTATGTATAAAAAGCAATTTACATTCACATTGGTTGAAAGTAAAATTCGATGGATTTCCGTATTTAGGAATTTGGACAAAAGAAGGTGCGCCATACGTTTGCATAGAGCCTTGGTTTGGCTGTGCCGATACTGCCAACCAAACTACCGATTTTGCTGCCAAAGAAGGAATTATAGCGCTGCAACCGGGCAAAGAGTTTTATGCCGCATTGCAAATAGAGGTTGGCTAA
- a CDS encoding PAS domain-containing protein translates to MASATTTTETWHPLLAQHLNLLPEHLRSHKDCQAFLLELNKSVQTNEQAKNFAEHSLRILQIEKAELERKIAATNEKFALASKASKAGVWEWSGATGQIIWDDQMFTIYGIENQEQYPSISKVFFNFVVPEDRSTLSKSFASITGSGNAFQAEFRIIRQNDNSIRNLHLVALVKRGFRNEPTRMVGVCFDFTERKKAEAERALLISNLVNYNKDLEELAFVVSHRLRSHTSKMQTALSVLSNAASAEALKNIIMQEMEKEALLMDETLRDLTHILTMKKENLLFEELELKPLLQKAIERCAIQTPDIAANIELLADETLTIVGVREYVLNIFYELLQNAIKFKKDQQPLQIKIKASESNSTVTVVFIDNGIGVDLNKHSHKIFGLYRKFNSNIEGKGIGLHMVKKGMDIMGGKIHILSEPNSGTEVHLTFIKQ, encoded by the coding sequence ATGGCGTCCGCTACCACAACCACAGAAACTTGGCATCCACTACTTGCACAGCACCTAAACTTGCTGCCGGAGCATTTGCGTTCCCATAAAGATTGCCAAGCATTTTTATTAGAGTTAAATAAAAGTGTTCAAACCAATGAGCAAGCAAAAAATTTTGCAGAGCACTCTCTGCGTATTCTGCAAATAGAGAAAGCAGAGTTGGAAAGAAAAATTGCAGCAACTAACGAAAAATTTGCACTTGCCTCCAAAGCCTCTAAAGCGGGCGTTTGGGAATGGAGCGGAGCTACCGGCCAAATTATTTGGGACGACCAAATGTTTACCATCTACGGAATTGAAAACCAAGAACAATACCCTAGTATAAGCAAAGTGTTTTTCAACTTTGTAGTACCTGAAGATAGATCTACACTCAGCAAAAGTTTTGCCTCCATCACGGGTAGCGGCAACGCCTTTCAAGCAGAGTTTAGAATAATCCGCCAAAACGATAACTCCATACGCAACTTACATTTAGTAGCCTTGGTAAAACGAGGATTTAGAAACGAACCCACCCGCATGGTAGGTGTATGTTTCGACTTCACAGAAAGAAAAAAAGCCGAGGCCGAGCGCGCATTGCTAATTTCTAACCTCGTAAACTACAACAAAGATTTAGAAGAACTTGCCTTTGTGGTATCGCACCGCTTGCGCTCGCACACATCTAAAATGCAAACAGCCCTTAGTGTGCTTTCCAATGCCGCCTCAGCAGAAGCACTCAAAAACATAATTATGCAAGAAATGGAAAAGGAAGCCTTACTCATGGACGAAACCCTGCGCGACCTTACCCATATTCTTACCATGAAAAAAGAAAACTTACTTTTTGAAGAACTCGAACTAAAACCGCTATTGCAAAAAGCCATAGAACGCTGTGCCATTCAAACACCCGACATTGCCGCCAATATTGAACTATTGGCAGATGAAACCCTTACCATTGTGGGTGTGCGAGAATATGTACTCAATATTTTCTACGAACTGCTGCAAAACGCCATTAAGTTTAAAAAAGACCAACAGCCCCTACAAATAAAAATTAAGGCTAGCGAAAGCAACTCCACAGTAACCGTTGTTTTTATAGACAACGGCATTGGTGTAGATTTAAATAAACACAGCCATAAAATCTTTGGATTATATAGAAAATTCAATTCAAACATTGAGGGAAAAGGAATAGGTTTACACATGGTAAAAAAGGGTATGGATATTATGGGAGGAAAAATTCATATACTAAGTGAACCCAATAGTGGAACAGAAGTGCACCTTACATTTATTAAGCAATAA
- a CDS encoding alpha/beta hydrolase — MYYKVLGAGKPVVLIHGFLEEGNMWNDIATNLSKQYKVIVPDLEGFGNTPLQSSGRKLSMEQYAEDVRTLLQKEKVKKCVLLGHSMGGYIALHFAEKYPELLAGFGLINSHCFADTNEKKVARKRGIEFIAKHGTPAYVRELYKDYFHPSFKNTKLIATLAQRAEKYNPKALIAATNAMMKRKSKEEVLKKTLVPVLFINGKQDNVAPIAFTSKQVCFPSIADVHFHDTCKHMSVFEKKKETLTAISRFASFCFM, encoded by the coding sequence ATGTATTACAAAGTACTTGGAGCAGGTAAGCCGGTAGTGCTTATTCACGGGTTTCTGGAAGAGGGAAACATGTGGAACGATATAGCTACCAACCTGAGCAAGCAATATAAAGTTATAGTGCCCGATTTAGAAGGTTTTGGAAATACGCCACTGCAAAGTTCGGGGCGTAAACTTTCGATGGAGCAATATGCCGAAGATGTACGTACGCTGCTGCAAAAAGAAAAGGTGAAAAAATGTGTATTGCTCGGGCATAGCATGGGCGGCTATATTGCACTCCACTTTGCAGAAAAATATCCCGAATTGCTGGCAGGATTTGGCTTAATAAACTCGCACTGCTTTGCAGACACCAACGAAAAAAAGGTTGCCCGAAAAAGGGGAATTGAATTTATTGCTAAACATGGTACACCTGCCTATGTACGCGAACTTTACAAAGATTATTTCCATCCTTCATTTAAGAATACCAAACTTATTGCAACACTTGCCCAACGCGCAGAAAAATACAATCCCAAAGCGCTTATTGCTGCAACCAATGCCATGATGAAACGCAAAAGCAAAGAGGAGGTATTAAAGAAAACGCTTGTGCCTGTTTTATTCATAAATGGCAAGCAAGACAATGTGGCGCCAATAGCTTTTACTTCGAAGCAGGTATGTTTTCCATCTATTGCCGATGTGCATTTTCATGATACCTGTAAACACATGAGCGTGTTTGAAAAAAAGAAAGAAACGCTTACCGCCATAAGCAGGTTTGCATCCTTTTGTTTTATGTAA